A single genomic interval of Nostoc commune NIES-4072 harbors:
- a CDS encoding glycoside hydrolase family 10 protein — MAIIETRGIWLTTTDSKVLRSKERIAEAMDFLAETGFNVVFPVVWNKAVTLYPSQTMQQTFGVEIDHLSVGRDPLEEVVVEARRVGLKVIPWFEYGFASSYNLNGGVLLQKKPEWTARDCNGNLLKKNGFEWLNALDSQVQKFFLNLVLEVVKNYDVDGVQGDDRFPAFPCEGGYDEVTVRRYHQEFDRNPPQNPKDKQWLQWRADILTEFLASLYREVKRVNPHLLVAIAPNIHDWAFQEYLQDSPAWLKRGIVDMIQPQIYRRDFGSYCAIADKLVNQQFTDATLLKLAPGILMKLGSYCISPEYLVQAIEYNRQLGIQGEVFFFYEGLRENNNTLAKVLRNGPYAKSASFPTLSDLSAGAVINKSTSSIWQRLLKKIF, encoded by the coding sequence ATGGCAATAATCGAAACCCGTGGTATCTGGCTGACTACTACTGATAGTAAGGTTCTCAGGTCAAAGGAACGCATTGCCGAGGCGATGGATTTCCTTGCCGAAACGGGATTTAATGTGGTGTTTCCCGTTGTTTGGAACAAAGCAGTAACTTTATATCCTAGTCAAACAATGCAGCAGACTTTTGGAGTCGAAATTGACCATCTGTCTGTAGGGCGTGACCCTTTAGAAGAGGTAGTAGTTGAGGCGCGGCGAGTTGGGTTAAAAGTTATTCCTTGGTTTGAATACGGTTTTGCCAGTTCCTACAATTTGAATGGTGGTGTACTTTTACAAAAAAAACCGGAATGGACTGCGCGTGACTGTAACGGCAATTTACTGAAGAAAAACGGCTTTGAGTGGTTGAATGCACTCGACTCACAGGTGCAAAAATTCTTCTTGAACTTGGTGCTGGAAGTTGTAAAGAATTATGATGTGGATGGTGTTCAAGGAGACGATCGCTTCCCTGCATTCCCCTGTGAAGGTGGCTATGATGAGGTAACTGTAAGACGTTATCATCAGGAATTTGATCGCAATCCGCCACAGAACCCCAAGGATAAACAATGGTTACAGTGGCGTGCAGATATTCTCACTGAGTTTTTGGCGAGTCTCTACCGGGAAGTGAAAAGGGTGAATCCTCACTTATTAGTAGCGATCGCACCTAATATCCATGATTGGGCATTCCAGGAATATCTGCAAGACTCACCCGCATGGCTGAAGCGGGGAATAGTCGATATGATTCAGCCGCAGATTTATCGCCGTGATTTTGGGAGTTATTGTGCGATCGCTGATAAACTAGTAAACCAGCAGTTCACAGATGCGACGTTGCTGAAGTTAGCACCAGGAATACTGATGAAGCTTGGCAGTTATTGTATTAGTCCAGAATATTTGGTGCAGGCAATTGAATACAATCGCCAACTTGGCATTCAAGGAGAGGTATTCTTTTTTTACGAAGGTTTGCGAGAGAATAACAATACCCTAGCTAAAGTTTTACGAAATGGGCCTTATGCTAAGTCTGCATCATTTCCCACTCTGTCTGATTTGAGTGCGGGTGCTGTGATTAACAAGAGTACATCTTCTATTTGGCAACGGTTGTTAAAAAAGATTTTTTAA
- a CDS encoding DUF1206 domain-containing protein produces the protein MTQQLTNHTSLWVERLGRFGYVSKGVVYGIVGLLAAQAAFGRGGKTTDTQGALQTIVNQPFGKFLLALVAIGLIGYVIWRFVQAIKDPENKGNDAKGLAVRIGYAVNGLIYASLALSAVKIVMGTGSGKNSSDSTEASTARLLSQPFGEWLVGTVGVFVIALGFYQFYQAFSGKFRKELNLTELSNTEAQWVMRISRFGLAARGIVFCIIGWFLIEAARQSNAATAEGLDEVLQTLAQQPNGAWLLGIVALGLVAYGIYTIIQARYRRLVNV, from the coding sequence ATGACACAACAGTTGACAAACCATACTTCATTGTGGGTTGAGCGACTGGGACGATTTGGCTATGTTTCCAAGGGAGTAGTTTACGGTATAGTTGGACTACTGGCAGCACAGGCGGCTTTTGGTAGGGGTGGTAAAACAACTGATACCCAAGGCGCTCTCCAAACAATCGTCAACCAGCCATTTGGTAAATTTTTGCTGGCTTTAGTTGCAATTGGCTTGATTGGATACGTAATCTGGCGTTTTGTACAGGCAATTAAAGACCCAGAAAATAAAGGTAATGATGCCAAAGGTTTGGCAGTGCGAATTGGTTATGCAGTTAATGGCTTGATTTATGCAAGTTTAGCCTTAAGTGCTGTGAAAATTGTTATGGGTACAGGTAGCGGTAAAAATAGTAGTGATTCTACTGAAGCTTCCACAGCACGTTTGCTTTCTCAACCTTTTGGTGAATGGTTAGTTGGAACTGTGGGGGTGTTTGTAATTGCTCTAGGCTTCTATCAGTTTTATCAAGCTTTTAGTGGCAAATTTCGTAAAGAACTCAATTTAACTGAGTTAAGCAACACAGAAGCCCAATGGGTAATGAGGATTTCCAGATTTGGTTTAGCGGCACGGGGTATAGTATTTTGTATTATCGGTTGGTTTTTAATTGAAGCTGCAAGGCAATCGAACGCTGCTACCGCAGAAGGTTTGGATGAAGTATTACAGACACTAGCGCAACAGCCTAACGGAGCATGGCTTTTGGGTATTGTGGCACTAGGTTTGGTTGCCTATGGGATTTACACAATAATACAGGCGCGGTATCGTCGGCTAGTCAATGTTTAG